One window of Tenacibaculum maritimum NCIMB 2154 genomic DNA carries:
- the murD gene encoding UDP-N-acetylmuramoyl-L-alanine--D-glutamate ligase, whose product MKRLVILGGGESGVGTAILGKEKGYDVFVSDTGRISSNYKEELLEREIDFEENQHSESKIFNADIVMKSPGIPEKVAIVQQVALRGIKIVSEIEFASQFTNATIVGITGSNGKTTTTMLVHYILRKAGLNVGVGGNIGDSFAQQVAERKYDNYVLELSSFQLDGIENFNSHIAILTNISPDHLDRYDYDYKKYIHSKFRITKNQSIHDFLIYDADDEAINSWLKENPIKAQLVPFSVEKELAYGAFLKEDKIITRLNTEEFTMSISKLTLQGKHNTKNAMAATMAARLLKVRKQTIAESLSDFEGVEHRLENVQKIKGVQYINDSKATNVNATFYALECMDTPTVWIVGGVDKGNDYTDLMPLVREKVKGIVCLGVDNQKIIEVFGDVVDVLVETAGAEEAVKVADKIAKQGDTVLLSPACASFDLFESYEDRGDKFKQAVRNL is encoded by the coding sequence ATGAAGCGATTGGTAATTCTTGGAGGTGGAGAAAGTGGTGTTGGAACAGCTATTTTAGGGAAAGAGAAGGGATATGATGTTTTTGTTTCAGATACAGGAAGAATATCGAGTAATTACAAAGAAGAACTCTTGGAAAGAGAGATAGACTTTGAAGAGAACCAGCATTCAGAAAGTAAAATTTTTAATGCTGATATTGTAATGAAAAGTCCAGGGATTCCAGAAAAAGTAGCAATTGTACAACAGGTAGCCTTAAGAGGAATAAAAATAGTATCGGAAATAGAGTTTGCATCGCAATTTACCAATGCAACTATCGTAGGGATTACGGGATCAAATGGGAAAACTACAACCACGATGTTGGTACATTATATACTAAGAAAAGCAGGTTTGAATGTAGGAGTAGGTGGTAATATCGGAGATAGTTTTGCGCAGCAAGTGGCAGAAAGAAAATATGATAATTATGTATTAGAATTAAGTAGCTTTCAGTTAGATGGCATTGAAAACTTTAACTCTCATATAGCAATACTTACTAATATCTCTCCTGATCATTTAGATAGATATGATTATGATTATAAAAAATATATTCATTCAAAATTTAGGATTACAAAAAATCAATCGATACATGATTTTTTGATCTATGATGCAGATGATGAAGCAATAAATAGCTGGCTAAAAGAAAATCCAATAAAAGCTCAATTAGTCCCTTTTTCAGTAGAGAAAGAATTAGCATATGGGGCATTTTTAAAAGAAGATAAAATAATAACGAGACTAAATACAGAAGAATTTACAATGAGTATTTCTAAATTAACATTACAAGGTAAACATAATACTAAGAATGCGATGGCAGCTACTATGGCAGCACGATTATTAAAGGTTAGAAAACAAACAATAGCGGAAAGTTTGTCTGACTTTGAGGGAGTTGAACATCGCTTAGAAAATGTGCAAAAAATAAAAGGAGTACAGTATATTAATGATAGCAAGGCGACAAATGTAAATGCTACATTTTACGCTTTGGAATGTATGGATACCCCTACTGTTTGGATTGTAGGAGGAGTGGATAAAGGAAATGATTATACTGATTTGATGCCTCTAGTAAGAGAAAAAGTGAAGGGAATTGTATGTTTAGGTGTTGATAATCAGAAAATAATAGAGGTGTTTGGTGATGTGGTTGATGTTTTGGTAGAAACAGCAGGAGCGGAAGAGGCAGTGAAAGTAGCAGATAAAATAGCTAAACAAGGAGATACTGTATTGCTATCGCCAGCATGTGCAAGTTTTGATTTGTTTGAGAGTTATGAAGATAGAGGAGATAAATTTAAGCAGGCGGTAAGAAACCTATAA
- a CDS encoding FtsW/RodA/SpoVE family cell cycle protein — MKTIFEHIKGDKTIWAIVTALAIFSFMPVYSASTNLVYVVGSGSTIGYLIKHVVLLIMGFGIIYGVHKIPYRYFSGGSVLMLPIVILLLIYTLSQGKTIGGANASRWIRIPFVGVGFQTSTLAGLVLMSFVARYLARNKEKQILFKESLWQLWMPVGITLMLILPANFSTTAILFSMIVLLTFLGGYPAKYIGYILGMGFLSLAFFILAAKAFPEAMPNRVNTWQSRIENFSSKEGKENYQVEKAKIAIATGGLTGKGPGKSVQKNFLPQSSSDFIYAIIVEEYGLIGALIVVFIYFLLLFRILIAAKKATTIFATLLVIGVGLPIIFQSIINMAVAINLFPVTGQTLPLISSGGTSIWMTCFALGMILSVSASKNDTEATILDDNPLDILHETIE; from the coding sequence TTGAAAACCATTTTTGAACATATAAAAGGAGATAAAACAATTTGGGCAATTGTTACTGCATTGGCTATTTTCTCGTTTATGCCAGTGTATAGTGCTAGTACAAATTTAGTGTATGTTGTAGGATCAGGTTCAACAATAGGGTATTTAATAAAGCATGTTGTTTTATTAATAATGGGCTTTGGAATTATTTATGGGGTGCATAAAATTCCATATAGATATTTTAGTGGAGGTTCTGTATTAATGCTTCCGATAGTTATTTTATTATTGATTTATACCTTGTCGCAAGGCAAAACAATTGGAGGAGCAAATGCAAGTCGGTGGATTAGGATTCCGTTTGTAGGAGTAGGGTTTCAAACATCAACTTTAGCAGGATTGGTATTGATGTCTTTTGTAGCTAGATACCTAGCTAGAAATAAAGAAAAACAAATTCTTTTTAAGGAAAGCTTGTGGCAGTTATGGATGCCTGTAGGAATTACTTTAATGCTTATTTTGCCTGCAAATTTTTCAACAACAGCGATATTGTTTAGTATGATTGTATTGCTTACTTTTTTAGGAGGGTATCCAGCAAAGTATATAGGGTATATACTAGGGATGGGTTTTTTAAGTTTGGCATTTTTTATACTAGCAGCCAAAGCATTTCCAGAAGCAATGCCCAATCGTGTAAATACTTGGCAAAGCAGGATAGAAAATTTTTCATCCAAAGAAGGAAAGGAGAATTATCAAGTAGAAAAGGCTAAGATAGCTATTGCAACTGGAGGGTTAACAGGAAAAGGGCCAGGTAAGAGTGTACAAAAAAATTTTTTACCGCAATCATCATCTGACTTTATCTATGCAATTATAGTTGAAGAGTATGGTTTGATAGGTGCATTGATTGTGGTGTTTATTTATTTTTTATTGCTCTTTAGAATATTAATAGCAGCTAAGAAAGCAACAACTATTTTTGCTACCTTATTGGTAATAGGGGTTGGTTTGCCTATTATTTTTCAATCTATTATAAACATGGCGGTGGCAATTAATTTGTTTCCTGTAACAGGGCAAACATTGCCGTTAATTAGTAGTGGAGGTACCTCTATTTGGATGACTTGTTTTGCATTGGGTATGATTTTAAGTGTAAGTGCATCAAAAAATGATACAGAAGCAACAATACTTGACGATAATCCGTTAGATATTTTGCATGAAACCATAGAGTAG
- the murG gene encoding undecaprenyldiphospho-muramoylpentapeptide beta-N-acetylglucosaminyltransferase, whose amino-acid sequence MKQSINIIISGGGTGGHIYPAIAIANELKSRYPHAKFLFVGAKDKMEMEKVPEAGYEIEGLWISGIQRKLTLKNIMFPLKLICSLWKANGIVNRFKPDIAIGTGGFASGPTLMMANKKGIPTLIQEQNSYPGITNKLLGKKAKKICVAYDNLERFFGKGKIVKTGNPVRQDLLAVDTKKEEGKAFFKFKKDQKIALILGGSLGARRINELVEENLPFFKEQKVVLIWQCGKLYFETYKKYNDMEDVQVYPFLNRMDLAYASADVIISRAGASSVSELCIVGKPTIFIPSPNVAEDHQTKNAKFIADKHGAILIKEKDLESFPMVFETLMNDKGKQKKLSENINELALPNATSSIVNEVEKLINK is encoded by the coding sequence ATGAAGCAGTCAATAAATATTATTATTAGTGGAGGAGGAACAGGAGGACATATTTATCCTGCAATAGCAATTGCAAATGAATTGAAATCAAGATACCCCCATGCAAAATTTTTATTTGTAGGAGCTAAGGATAAAATGGAGATGGAGAAGGTGCCAGAAGCAGGTTATGAAATTGAAGGGTTATGGATTTCAGGAATTCAAAGAAAGCTAACATTAAAAAATATAATGTTTCCTTTGAAGTTGATTTGTAGCTTATGGAAAGCAAATGGCATAGTAAATAGATTTAAACCTGATATTGCAATTGGTACAGGAGGATTTGCAAGTGGGCCTACTTTAATGATGGCAAATAAAAAAGGAATTCCTACGTTGATACAAGAACAAAACTCATATCCGGGAATAACGAACAAATTATTGGGTAAAAAAGCAAAAAAAATATGTGTTGCTTATGATAATCTGGAGCGTTTTTTTGGAAAGGGTAAAATAGTGAAAACAGGAAACCCTGTACGACAGGATTTGCTGGCTGTTGACACAAAAAAAGAAGAGGGAAAGGCTTTTTTTAAATTTAAAAAGGATCAAAAGATTGCCTTGATTTTAGGAGGAAGTTTGGGAGCGAGAAGAATCAATGAATTGGTAGAAGAAAACCTGCCTTTTTTTAAAGAACAGAAGGTGGTGTTGATATGGCAGTGTGGAAAATTATACTTTGAAACGTATAAAAAATATAATGATATGGAAGATGTGCAGGTATATCCGTTTTTGAATAGAATGGATTTGGCGTATGCATCTGCTGATGTTATCATATCTCGTGCAGGAGCTAGTTCTGTTTCAGAATTGTGTATTGTAGGAAAACCAACGATTTTTATTCCTTCTCCTAATGTTGCTGAAGACCATCAAACAAAGAATGCCAAGTTTATAGCGGATAAGCATGGAGCTATTTTAATAAAAGAAAAAGATTTGGAAAGCTTTCCTATGGTATTTGAAACGTTGATGAATGATAAAGGGAAGCAAAAAAAATTAAGTGAAAATATAAATGAACTGGCATTACCAAATGCAACGAGTAGCATTGTAAACGAAGTAGAGAAATTAATTAATAAGTGA
- the murC gene encoding UDP-N-acetylmuramate--L-alanine ligase codes for MNLKKIHNIYFIGIGGIGMSAIARYFSANGKMVVGYDKTPTPITSALQKLGIDIHFEDAVENIPISFLDAEKTLVVYTPAISKNHSELSYFIENGFTVLKRAEILGQITQDTFCLAVAGTHGKTTTSSILGHIVAPYKATSFLGGIAENYNSNLILGEDKVSVVEADEFDRSFLQLSPDIACVTSMDADHLDIYGDPDALQQSFKDFAGKVSNTLIVAKGLPLEGLTYAIDEEADYKAFNLRVAQGTYIFDVKTPFSEITNIELNLPGNHNVMNALAALAIADVYGISLEKIKEQLRTFKGVKRRFTYKIKTEDLVLIDDYAHHPTEINAVEKSVRQMYPDEKVLVVFQPHLFSRTQDFADDFAEALSKFDEVILLDIYPARELPIEGIDSHWLLKKINKKHKVVSLQKDLIRRIKESSAKIVTMLGAGDIGIMVDKVREELKNNKK; via the coding sequence GTGAATTTAAAGAAGATACATAATATTTATTTTATAGGTATTGGAGGCATTGGTATGAGCGCCATTGCTCGTTATTTTTCAGCAAATGGAAAAATGGTAGTTGGTTATGACAAAACTCCTACCCCAATTACAAGTGCCTTACAAAAACTAGGAATTGATATTCATTTTGAAGATGCAGTAGAAAATATTCCTATATCATTTTTAGATGCTGAAAAAACGTTGGTAGTATATACACCAGCAATTTCTAAAAACCATTCAGAATTGAGTTATTTTATAGAAAATGGTTTTACAGTATTGAAAAGAGCAGAAATATTAGGACAAATAACCCAAGATACATTTTGTTTGGCGGTAGCAGGAACTCATGGAAAAACAACAACTTCATCTATTTTAGGACATATCGTAGCGCCTTATAAAGCAACTTCTTTTTTAGGGGGAATTGCAGAGAATTATAATTCAAACTTAATTTTAGGAGAGGATAAGGTTTCTGTAGTGGAAGCAGATGAATTTGATCGTTCTTTTTTGCAATTATCACCAGATATAGCTTGTGTAACATCTATGGATGCGGATCATTTAGATATTTATGGAGATCCAGATGCACTGCAACAATCATTTAAGGATTTTGCAGGAAAGGTGTCGAATACTTTAATTGTAGCAAAAGGATTGCCATTAGAAGGACTGACCTATGCTATTGATGAAGAGGCTGATTACAAAGCATTTAATTTAAGGGTGGCTCAAGGAACGTATATTTTTGATGTAAAAACACCTTTTTCAGAAATAACGAACATCGAGTTAAATCTCCCTGGAAACCACAATGTAATGAATGCTTTGGCAGCGTTAGCTATAGCGGATGTATATGGAATTTCATTAGAAAAGATAAAAGAACAATTGCGTACTTTTAAGGGGGTGAAAAGGAGGTTTACCTATAAGATAAAAACAGAGGATTTGGTTTTGATTGATGATTATGCACATCATCCAACAGAAATTAATGCTGTAGAAAAATCTGTAAGACAGATGTATCCGGATGAAAAGGTACTAGTTGTTTTTCAACCACATTTGTTTAGTAGAACACAAGATTTTGCGGATGATTTTGCAGAAGCATTGTCTAAGTTTGATGAAGTGATTTTACTAGATATTTACCCAGCAAGAGAATTGCCTATTGAAGGTATAGATTCTCATTGGTTATTAAAAAAAATTAATAAGAAGCATAAGGTAGTATCGTTGCAAAAAGATTTGATAAGGCGTATAAAAGAATCTTCAGCAAAAATTGTAACAATGCTAGGGGCTGGAGATATTGGCATTATGGTTGATAAGGTTAGAGAAGAGTTGAAAAATAATAAAAAGTAA
- a CDS encoding cell division protein FtsQ/DivIB, with product MRKYVSYIIFSTLLGCLFFLYGFSSERNSKKKITKVEVEFTAGSNEFLTHEMVDKLLIQKGKSIKKQTKRVLDLHSLEERVLSNPYIEEATVFLTINGVLKTKIKQREPIARIIDENKSYYLDKYSVEIPLSSNYSARVPLISGIQSKEDIKEITNLVNRILEDDFLMKEVVGIQKTVADEYVFNVRSGDYKIDFGKFTNIDVKFKKLKAFYNKAYADKTIKNYTIINVKYHNQVVCTK from the coding sequence ATGAGAAAATATGTGTCGTATATTATATTTTCTACATTACTAGGTTGTTTATTTTTTTTGTATGGTTTTTCTTCTGAAAGAAATAGCAAGAAAAAGATAACAAAAGTAGAGGTTGAGTTTACAGCAGGGAGCAACGAGTTCTTAACTCATGAGATGGTTGATAAATTGTTAATACAAAAAGGTAAAAGCATAAAGAAACAAACGAAAAGAGTTTTAGATTTACATAGTTTGGAAGAAAGGGTTTTATCGAATCCATATATAGAAGAAGCTACTGTTTTTTTAACAATTAATGGAGTGCTAAAAACGAAGATAAAGCAACGAGAACCTATAGCTAGGATTATAGATGAAAATAAATCATATTATCTTGATAAATATAGTGTTGAAATACCATTGTCATCTAATTATTCAGCAAGAGTTCCATTAATTTCAGGAATTCAATCTAAAGAAGATATAAAGGAAATTACGAACTTAGTAAATAGGATCTTAGAAGACGACTTTTTAATGAAAGAAGTAGTGGGGATTCAAAAAACAGTTGCTGACGAGTATGTTTTTAATGTTCGTAGTGGAGATTACAAAATTGATTTCGGAAAATTTACGAATATCGATGTAAAATTTAAAAAGTTAAAAGCGTTTTATAACAAAGCTTATGCAGATAAAACGATAAAAAACTATACAATAATAAATGTTAAATATCACAATCAAGTTGTGTGCACAAAATAA
- the ftsA gene encoding cell division protein FtsA: MENNKIAVGLDIGTTKIVAMIGCKNEYGKLEVLGIGKAKSLGVKRGVVSNITQTIQSIQQAVDEAESVSGQRIEDVVVGIAGQHIRSLHHSDYITRTNADEVIDDSDIDDLVNQVHKLVMLPGEEIIHVLPQEFKVDSQADIKEPIGMYGGRLEANFHVVVGQVSSIRNIGRCVKSASLDLSHITLEPLASASAVLSQEEKEAGVALIDIGGGTTDLAIFKDGIIRHTAVIPFGGNVITEDIKEGCAIIEKQAELLKIKFGSAWPGENKETEIVSIPGLRGREPKEITLKNLSKIIHARVQEIIEHVYLEIKNYGHETQKGKLIAGIVLTGGGSQLKHLRQLVEYITGMDARIGYPNEHLAGNSDDVLSSPSYATAVGLLMEGLERQSKEVDVSIEEDVSIEELAKEEESLEEEVFKEIVEKPVEKRKSFFEKFTERFKEFLDNAE; the protein is encoded by the coding sequence ATGGAAAACAATAAAATAGCTGTTGGTTTAGATATAGGAACAACAAAAATTGTTGCTATGATTGGTTGTAAGAATGAATATGGTAAACTTGAAGTTTTAGGAATAGGTAAGGCCAAAAGTTTAGGAGTAAAGCGAGGAGTAGTCAGTAATATAACACAAACAATTCAGTCAATTCAGCAAGCTGTAGATGAAGCAGAAAGTGTTTCAGGACAAAGAATAGAAGATGTTGTAGTAGGTATTGCTGGGCAGCATATCCGTAGTTTACATCATAGTGATTACATAACAAGAACGAATGCAGATGAGGTAATTGATGATAGTGATATAGATGATTTGGTAAATCAAGTTCATAAACTGGTAATGTTACCAGGAGAAGAAATTATTCACGTACTTCCTCAAGAGTTTAAAGTAGATAGCCAAGCAGATATCAAAGAACCAATAGGAATGTATGGAGGTCGTTTGGAAGCAAATTTTCATGTAGTAGTAGGTCAGGTATCTTCTATTAGAAACATAGGGCGTTGTGTAAAAAGTGCTAGTTTAGATTTATCGCATATTACTTTAGAACCCTTGGCTTCTGCATCAGCAGTATTGAGTCAAGAAGAAAAGGAGGCAGGGGTTGCGTTGATAGATATAGGAGGAGGAACTACAGATTTGGCTATTTTTAAAGATGGTATTATACGGCATACAGCGGTAATTCCTTTTGGAGGAAATGTAATTACTGAAGATATTAAAGAAGGATGTGCTATCATAGAAAAGCAGGCTGAATTATTGAAAATAAAATTCGGTTCAGCATGGCCAGGTGAAAATAAAGAAACAGAAATAGTTTCTATACCAGGATTGAGGGGAAGAGAGCCTAAGGAAATTACATTGAAAAACCTTTCGAAGATAATTCATGCAAGGGTTCAGGAAATAATAGAACATGTGTATTTAGAAATTAAAAACTATGGACACGAAACGCAAAAAGGAAAGCTCATTGCAGGGATTGTACTAACAGGAGGAGGTTCTCAGTTAAAGCATTTACGTCAATTAGTAGAATATATTACAGGAATGGATGCTAGAATAGGATATCCGAATGAGCACCTAGCAGGTAACTCAGATGATGTTTTGTCAAGTCCATCTTATGCAACGGCCGTAGGGTTATTAATGGAGGGGTTAGAAAGGCAGTCAAAAGAAGTGGACGTTTCTATAGAGGAAGATGTTAGTATAGAGGAACTTGCTAAGGAAGAAGAGTCTTTGGAAGAAGAAGTGTTTAAAGAGATCGTAGAGAAGCCAGTAGAAAAACGAAAATCATTTTTTGAAAAATTTACAGAAAGATTTAAAGAGTTTTTAGATAACGCTGAGTAA
- the ftsZ gene encoding cell division protein FtsZ gives MGAEFDNISFDMPKTQSNAIKVIGVGGGGSNAVNHMFQQNIKGVDFVICNTDSQALENSAIPNKIQLGVNLTSGLGAGANPEVGAQAANESMQEIQQMLNTQTKMVFITAGMGGGTGTGAAPIIAKIAKDMDILTVGIVTMPFQFEGRMRSKQAQLGIDTLRKNVDSLIVINNNKLREVYGNLGFKAGFSKADEVLSTAAKGIAEVITHHYKQNIDLHDAKTVLSNSGTAIMGSAKETGTNRAKNAIVKALDSPLLNDNKITGAKNVLLLIVSGTSEVTLDEIGEINDYIQTEAGYDANIIMGIGEDEALEDGIAVTVVATGFAADQQNTITNTEVKKIVHTLEDEQKATYDFSEKKISKTPTINEPLAPKVAQKIVHVLEDEVEERKERIIPTTDFIKNLTVSYDEIATENIQEEDFIITNITSSIEEETPKTDLSSRNPDSLFDLPLDSYDEVQPERTLFDLNNDVETNTPKEIPPKREEVVERRYVLEDFDAKPTIGKSSTPIKGNPKADDESLQFQVRNRTQEEINEINTTSEEVSPLSLTISELQKRAEERREKMKGFNYKFADQVSKNIDEIERQPAYKRLGVDLDTDREISKTKTSLKKNDNDDIQLRSNNSFLHDNVD, from the coding sequence ATGGGTGCAGAATTTGATAACATTTCGTTTGATATGCCAAAAACTCAATCAAATGCCATCAAGGTAATTGGAGTTGGAGGAGGAGGTAGCAATGCTGTAAATCACATGTTTCAGCAAAATATTAAAGGAGTAGATTTTGTAATTTGCAATACAGATTCTCAAGCTTTAGAAAATAGTGCTATCCCTAATAAAATTCAATTAGGGGTAAATTTAACATCAGGATTGGGAGCAGGAGCAAATCCTGAAGTTGGTGCACAGGCAGCAAATGAAAGTATGCAAGAAATACAGCAAATGTTAAATACCCAAACAAAAATGGTATTTATTACTGCTGGTATGGGAGGTGGAACGGGTACAGGAGCGGCCCCTATTATAGCTAAAATAGCTAAAGATATGGATATTTTAACGGTAGGTATCGTTACAATGCCATTTCAGTTTGAAGGAAGAATGCGCTCTAAACAAGCTCAATTAGGAATTGATACGTTACGTAAAAACGTAGATTCGTTGATTGTAATTAATAATAATAAGCTTCGTGAAGTTTATGGTAATTTAGGGTTTAAAGCAGGTTTCTCAAAAGCAGATGAAGTATTATCTACTGCTGCAAAAGGAATAGCAGAAGTAATAACGCATCATTATAAGCAAAATATAGATTTACATGATGCAAAAACAGTGTTATCGAATAGTGGAACAGCAATTATGGGGTCTGCTAAAGAAACAGGAACAAATCGAGCTAAAAACGCAATTGTTAAGGCATTAGATTCACCTTTATTGAATGATAATAAAATTACGGGCGCTAAGAATGTATTATTATTAATTGTATCAGGAACAAGTGAGGTTACTCTTGATGAGATAGGAGAAATTAATGATTATATTCAAACGGAAGCAGGTTATGATGCTAATATCATCATGGGAATAGGAGAGGATGAAGCATTGGAAGATGGCATTGCTGTTACCGTAGTAGCAACTGGTTTTGCTGCTGATCAACAGAATACAATAACAAATACGGAAGTAAAAAAAATAGTTCACACGTTAGAGGATGAACAAAAAGCCACTTATGACTTCTCTGAAAAAAAGATTTCTAAAACACCAACGATAAACGAACCTTTAGCACCAAAAGTAGCACAAAAAATTGTACATGTTTTAGAGGATGAGGTAGAAGAACGAAAAGAGAGAATAATTCCGACTACAGATTTTATAAAGAATCTAACGGTATCATATGACGAGATAGCAACGGAAAATATACAAGAAGAAGACTTTATTATTACTAATATTACAAGTTCAATAGAGGAAGAAACTCCAAAAACAGATTTATCAAGTAGAAATCCTGATTCTTTATTTGATTTGCCTTTAGATAGTTATGATGAAGTTCAGCCAGAAAGAACTCTTTTTGATTTGAATAACGATGTTGAAACGAATACTCCCAAAGAAATACCCCCTAAGAGAGAGGAAGTTGTTGAGAGACGTTATGTATTGGAAGATTTTGATGCAAAGCCAACGATAGGGAAAAGTTCAACGCCAATAAAAGGAAACCCAAAAGCGGATGATGAATCGTTGCAGTTTCAAGTAAGAAATAGAACTCAAGAAGAAATTAATGAAATAAATACAACTAGTGAAGAAGTTTCTCCTTTAAGTTTGACGATTTCTGAATTACAAAAAAGAGCTGAAGAAAGGCGTGAAAAAATGAAAGGATTTAACTATAAATTTGCAGACCAAGTAAGTAAAAATATAGATGAAATAGAGCGCCAACCAGCTTATAAAAGATTAGGGGTAGATTTAGATACAGATAGAGAGATTAGTAAAACAAAAACTTCTTTAAAAAAGAATGATAATGATGATATTCAGTTACGCTCAAATAATTCTTTTTTACATGATAACGTAGATTAA
- a CDS encoding GatB/YqeY domain-containing protein, producing MSLEKQVMEQMKVAMKSKNTVALTALRSLKSAFLLAKTEAGASEELSEEQELKIVQKQVKQRKDSAALFLEQKRQDLAEPELAEVAVLEQFLPEALGEDEIEKVVKETITEEGALGMKDMGKVMGIVSKKLAGQAEGKVISKIVKKNLI from the coding sequence ATGAGTTTGGAAAAACAAGTAATGGAACAAATGAAAGTCGCTATGAAGTCTAAGAATACGGTTGCTTTAACGGCTTTGAGGTCTTTGAAGTCAGCCTTTTTATTGGCTAAAACAGAAGCAGGGGCAAGCGAAGAGCTTAGTGAAGAGCAAGAATTGAAAATTGTTCAGAAACAGGTAAAGCAGCGTAAAGATAGTGCGGCTTTATTTTTAGAGCAGAAGAGGCAAGATTTGGCTGAGCCAGAATTGGCTGAAGTAGCTGTTTTAGAGCAGTTCTTACCAGAAGCTTTAGGAGAGGATGAAATTGAAAAAGTGGTAAAAGAAACTATTACAGAAGAGGGGGCATTAGGGATGAAAGACATGGGAAAAGTCATGGGGATAGTATCTAAAAAGTTAGCAGGACAAGCAGAAGGAAAAGTGATTTCTAAAATTGTAAAGAAAAATTTAATATAA
- a CDS encoding helix-turn-helix domain-containing protein, translated as MKITQIEGIEAADLLTQFQKLHTELILIKRSSEPPKKDKLLTRKQTAEILQVSLVTLWNWTKKGTIKAYRIGNKIRYKESEIIEALQVVNAK; from the coding sequence TTGAAAATAACACAAATTGAGGGGATTGAAGCAGCAGACCTACTAACGCAATTTCAAAAATTACACACGGAACTTATATTGATAAAAAGAAGTTCAGAGCCTCCAAAAAAGGATAAACTTTTAACACGAAAGCAAACCGCGGAAATTTTGCAAGTAAGTTTAGTTACCTTATGGAATTGGACTAAAAAGGGTACAATTAAAGCGTATAGAATAGGTAATAAAATAAGATATAAAGAAAGTGAAATAATAGAGGCGTTACAGGTTGTGAATGCTAAATAG